From the genome of Streptomyces spinoverrucosus:
AGAGGATCACCAGTGCGCACAGGATGAACAGCGGCTTGGACGAGTCGCCGAACAGGGCGATGAGCAGGTACATCAACGCGCCCACGCCCAGGTACACGCGGTAGATGTTCTTGCGTCCGACCAGGTCGGACGTCGACGACCAGGCGATGCGGCCCGCCATGTTCGCCGCCGAGAGCAGCGCGACGAACCCGGCGGCCGCCGTCACGGAGACCGGTGTCGAGGTGTCCGCGAAGAAGTCCGTGATCATCGGGGCGGCCTTCTCGAGGATGCCGATGCCGGCGGTCACGTTCATGCAGAGCACGATCCACAGGCACCAGAACTGGGGTGTGCGGATCGCCTGGTTCGCGGACACCTGCGGGCCGGTGGGTGCCGGTCGCGCCCCCGCGGCGGTAGCCGCAGACTCAACACTGCCCCGCGCCCCCGGGGCGCCTGCGGGCACCCGAACCAACAGCACGCCCAGCAACATGAAGACGGCGTACGACAGTCCGTGGACCAGGAAGGCGAGTGCGATTCCGGAGCTGTCGGAGCCGAAGGACTCCAGCATCTGGGCGCTCCACGGCGAGGCGATCAGCGCGCCGCCGCCGAAGCCCATGATGGCGATGCCGGTGGCCATGCCGGGCCGGTCCGGGAACCACTTGATCAAAGTGGAGACCGGCGAGATGTAGCCGATGCCGAGGCCGATCCCGCCGACGAAGCCGTAGCCGAGGACGATCAGCCAGTACTGCTCCGTCGCCGCGCCCAGCGCGGACAGCAGGAAGCCCGACGAGAAGCACACCAGCGCCACGGTCATCGCCCATCGCGGCCCCCTGCGCTCCACGAGCGTGCCGCCGAACGCGGCGGACAGGCCGAGCATGACGATGCCGAGTTGGAAGGGCAGCGCGCTCTGGGTGCCGCTGAGACCGAGCGCGGATTCGAGGGGCGGCTTGAACACGCTCCAGGCGTAGGCCTGCCCGATGGAGAGATGTACGGAGAGCGCGGCGGGCGGCACCAGCCAGCGGCTCCAGCCGGGGGGTGCGACGGGGGGACCACTCATGAGTCCGGGACGGTAGGAAGGATCAAGGGAGTTGGAAAGACGGCGCGTCGACCGTATGCGATGAGCGGTATTCAACTTGCGCCGAACGGTCATCGCACGGACCCTTGTCGGCCCAACCTCCATACTGTAGACAATATTTCGTCGACATAAGCCGTACGGCGTCACCTCCGCGGTACTCCCTCGACCGAACGGAGTGTTCCGAAGTGAAAGTCGCAGTCCTCGGCGCCGGTGCGATCGGCGCCTACGTCGGTGCCGCGCTCCACCGCGCGGGAGCCGAAGTGCACCTCATCGCCCGTGGACCGCATCTCGCGGCCATGAGGCGGCACGGAGTACGGGTCCTCAGCCCGCGCGGCGACTTCACCGCGCACCCCCACGCCACCGACGACCCGGCCGAAGTCGGCCCGGTGGACTATGTCTTCCTGGGCCTGAAGGCCAACTCGTACGCGGCGTGCGGGCCGCTGATCAAGCCACTGCTGCACGACACCACGGCGGTGATCGCCGCCCAGAACGGCATCCCGTGGTGGTACTTCCACCGCCACGGCGGCCCCTACGACGGCCACCGCATCGAGAGCGTGGACCCCGACGGCGCGGTCAGTGCGGTGCTCGCGCCCGACCGGGCCATCGGCTGCGTCGTCTACGCGGCCACCGAACTCGAAGGCCCGGGCGTCGTACGGCACCTGGAAGGCACCCGGTTCTCCATCGGCGAGCCGGACCGCAGCGTCTCCGTCAGGTGCTCGGCCTTCAGCGAGGCGATGCTGGCCGGCGGCCTGAAGTGCCCGGTCGAACCGCACCTGCGCAACGACATCTGGCTGAAGCTGCTCGGCAACATCTCCTTCAACCCGATCAGTGCGCTGTCCCGCGCGACCATGCGCCAGATGTGCCTGCACGGCGGCACCCGCAAGGTCATCGAGATCATGATGACCGAGACGCTCGCCGTCGCCGAGGCCCTCGGCTGCGAGGTCGGCGTCTCCATCGAACGCCGCCTCGCCGGCGCCGAAAAGGTCGGCGACCACCGCACCTCCACGCTCCAGGACCTGGAGCGCGGCAAACCGCTCGAACTCGACGTGCTGCTCGCGGCGGTCGTCGAGTTGGCGGAGATCACCGGCGTCGACGTGCCCACCCTGCGCACCGTGCACGCCATCTCGGACCTGCTCGCGCTGAGGAGCGCCGCATGAGGAAACGCGAACCGAAGACCTACACCAGGCTGACCCACCCCCTCGTCAGGGACTCACGCGACGAGCCGTTCCGCCCGGCGACCTGGCAGGAGGCCCTGGACCGGGCCGCCCGGGGTCTGGAGCGCAACCGAGACGCGTTCGGCATGTTCTCCTGCGCCCGCGCGACCAACGAGATGAACTACGTCGCCCAGAAGTTCGCCCGCGTGGTCATGGGCACCAACAACGTCGACTCCTGCAACCGCACCTGCCACGCCCCGAGTGTCGCGGGCCTGTCCGCCGCGTTCGGCTCCGGCGGCGGTACCTCGTCGTACGAGGAGATCGAGCACACCGACGTCATCGTGATGTGGGGTTCCAACGCCCGCTTCGCCCACCCGATCTTCTTCCAGCACGTGCTGAGGGGGATCAGGAACGGCGCCCGGATGTACGCCGTCGATCCGCGCCGCACCTCCACCGCCGAGTGGGCGGAGAGCTGGCTCGGCATCGACGTCGGCACCGACATCCCGATGGCACACGCGATCGGCCGCGAGATCATCCACGCGGGGCTCGCCAACGAGGCGTTCATCGAACGGGCCACCACCGGCTTCGAGGAGTACAAGGCGCTCGTCGAGCCGTGGACGCTGTCGCTCGCCGAGAAGGTGACGGGCGTACCGGCCGCCGCCATCAGGGACCTGGCCCACGCCTTCGCCCGCGCCGAACGCGCCCAGCTGTGCTGGACCCTCGGCATCACCGAGCACCACAACGGCACCGACAACGTCCGCGCGCTCATCAACCTGTCCCTGCTGACCGGCCACGTCGGCCGCTACGGCTCCGGCCTGCAGCCGCTGCGCGGCCAGAACAACGTGCAGGGCGGCGGCGACATGGGCGCGATCCCCAACCGCCTGCCGGGCTTCCAGGACATCCTCGACGCGGACACCCGGCTGAAGTTCGAGTCGGCCTGGGACACCGTCATCCAGCCGCACTACGGACTGAACCTCACGGAGATGTTCGAGGCGATGGAGGAGGGCACCCTCAAGGCCGTCTACTGCATCGGCGAGAACCCCGCCCAGTCGGAGGCGGACAGCGAACAGGCGATACGGCGGCTGAAGGCCCTCGACTTCCTCGTCGTACAGGACATCTTCCTGACGAAGACCGCCGAACTGGCGGACGTCGTGCTGCCCGCGACCGCCGGATGGGCCGAGACCGACGGCACGACCACCAACAGCGAGCGGCGCGTGCAGCGGGTGCGCAAGGCCGTCACCCCGCCCGGCGAGGCCCGCGAGGACATCGACATCATCTGCGAGCTGGCGGCACGCCTCGGCCACGACTGGAAGTACGCCGACGCCGAGGCCGTCTGGAACGAGCTGCGCTCGGTCTCGCCGGACCACTACGGGATGACGTACGACCGCCTGGAGGAGCGCCAGGGCATCCAGTGGCCGTGCCCGAGCACCGACCGGCTCGAACCCACCTATCTGCACGGCCGGTTGTGGGAGTCGGACCCGGCGAGGCGTGGCCGGCTCGCGCCCTTCGGGCTCGTCCAGCACGACCCGCCCGTCGACCTCACCGACGACCAGTACCCGATCCGGCTCACCACCGGTCGCCGGCTCGACTCCTACAACACCGGTGTGCAGAGCGGCAGTTTCGCCTCCCCGCTCAGGCGCGGCGAGTACGTCGAGCTGTGCCCGGAGGACGCCGAGCGGTACGGGGTCGTGGTGGGCGAGGAGGTGCAGGTGACCTCCCGGCGGGGGTCCGTGGTCGCGCCCGTGTGGGTCGACCCAGCGCTGCGGCCCGGCCTCGCCTTCATGACCATGCACTTTCCCGACGAGGTGGACACCAACCAGCTGACGATCGAGGCGAACTGCCCGATCGCGGGCACGGCGGAGTTCAAGGCGTCGGCGATCCGGATCGAGAAGCTCCCCGTCGCGACCATCGTGAGGTGACGTAAGTGGACCTGCACTTCGGCGACAGCAAACCGACGGACGACGAACGGGCGGCCGTCGACGCCCTGCTCGGCCCGCCGGAGTCCTCCTGGGAGGGCGCCGACCGCTCCGACGCGGACCTGCGCTGGGCGCGCGGCGGGCGCGAGGCCCGGGACCGCCGCGACCTGCTGTTGCCGGGGCTGCACGCGATCAACGACCGGGTGGGCTGGATCAGCGAGGGCGCCCTGGACTACCTGTGCCGGCGGCTGACCGTGCCGCCGGCGGAGGCGTACGGGGTGGCCACCTTCTACGCGATGTTCTCGGTGAAGCCCCGGCCCGCGACCGTGCTCCACGTGTGCACGGACCTGGCGTGCGCGGCCGCCGGGGCGCCGGAGCTGTGCGCCGGGATCGAGGCCCGGCTCGGCCCCGGCGTCCACGTCGAGCGCAGCCCCTGCCTCGGCCTGTGCGAACGCGCCCCGGCCGCGCTGGCGATCAGGGCCGGGGATCCGGTGCGTACGGCGGTCTCGGCACCGGCGACCGTCGAAGGAGCCGTCCTCGCCGCGACCGCGCCGGACTCCGCGCCCGAGGAGCCCCCGGCGGCGATGGCGGTCCCCCAGGCGGGCGGCGACGACCTGATCCTCCTGCGTCGCGTCGGCGTGGTGGATCCGCTCAGCCTCGACGACTACCGCGCCCACGGCGGCTACACGGCCCTGCGCCGGGCCTTCGAACTCGGCCCCGCCGGAGTCATCCGCGAGGTCACCGACTCCGGCCTGGTCGGGCGTGGCGGCGCCGCCTTCCCCACCGGCCGCAAGTGGCAGGCCACGGCGTCCCAGCCCGACCACCCGCACTACGTCGTCTGCAACGCCGACGAGTCCGAGCCGGGCACCTTCAAGGACCGGGTGCTCATGGAGGGCGACCCGTACGCGCTGATCGAGTCCATGACCATCGCGGCGTATGCCACCGGTGCCCACCAGGGCTATCTCTACCTGCGCGGCGAGTACCCGCGCGCCCTGCACCGCCTGGAACACGCCATCGCCCAGGCACGCGCGCGCGGCCTGCTCGGCGACGACGTCCTGGGGCAGGGCTACGCCTTCGACATCGAGATCCGGCGGGGCGCGGGGGCGTACATCTGCGGCGAGGAGACGGCGCTGTTCAACTCCATCGAGGGCTACCGGGGCGAGCCACGCTCGAAGCCGCCCTTCCCGGTGGAGAAGGGCCTGTTCGGCAAGCCGACGGTCGAGAACAACGTGGAGACCCTGGTCAACGTGCTGCCGATCCTGACCATGGGCGCACCCGCGTACGCGGCGATCGGGACGGAGCGGTCCACCGGTCCGAAGCTGTTCTGCGTGTCCGGGAGCGTGGAGCGGCCGGGAATCTACGAGCTGCCGTTCGGCGCGACGCTGGGTGAGCTGCTGGAGCTGGCGGGTGTGCGCGAGCGCCTGCGCGCGGTCCTGCTCGGCGGCGCGGCGGGCGGCTTCGTACGGCCCGACGAGAGGGACATCCCGCTCACCTTCGAGGGCACCCGCGAGGCCGGCACGACGCTCGGCTCGGGCGTCGTGATGGCCTTCGACGACACCGTGCCGCTGCCCCGGCTGCTGCTGCGCATCGCCGAGTTCTTCCGTGACGAGTCGTGCGGGCAGTGCGTGCCGTGCCGGGTCGGCACCGTGCGGCAGGAGGAGGCGCTGCACCGGATCGTGGCGCGCACCGGTGCCGCTGCCGCGGACGACATCGCGCTGCTCAGGGACGTCGGCCGCGCGATGCGGGACGCCTCGATCTGCGGTCTGGGACAGACCGCCTGGAACGCCGTGGAATCCGCCATCGACCGTCTGGGAGCGTACGAATGACCGCGATACCGCTGGGAGTGCCGCGCCGGCTGGTCGAGTTCACGATCGACGGGCAGGAGGCCAGGGTCCCGGAGGGCTCGACCATCCTCGACGCCTGCCGGGCCGCCGGAAAGGACGTCCCCACCCTCTGCCACGGCGACACCCTCACCCCGAAGAACGCCTGCCGGGTCTGCGTGGTCGAGGTGGAGGGCTCCCGCACCCTGGTCCCGGCCTGCTCCCGCAGGGCGGAACCGGGCATGACCGTCCACACGGAAACGGAACGCGCCCGGCACAGCCGCAAGCTCGTCCTGGAGCTGCTCGCCTCCTCGGTCGACCTGTCGACCACACCCCAGGTCGCCGGGTGGATCAAGGAGTACGAGGCCAAACCGGACCGCTTCGGCCCCGAGGCCGCCCGCCTCAACGAGGAACCCAGGATCGACAACGACCTCTACGTCCGCGACTACGACAAGTGCATCCTCTGTTACAAGTGCGTCGACGCCTGTGGCGACCAGTGGCAGAACACCTTCGCGATCTCGGTCGCAGGCCGGGGTTTCGACGCCCGGATCGCGGTCGAGCACGACGCCCCGCTCACCGACTCGGCGTGCGTGTACTGCGGCAACTGCATCGAGGTCTGTCCGACGGGCGCTCTGTCGTTCAAGTCGGAGTTCGACATGCGGGAGGCGGGTACGTGGGACGAGTCGAAGCAGACGGAGACGACGACGGTGTGTGCCTACTGCGGAGTGGGCTGCAACCTCACGCTCCACGTGCAGGACAATGAGATCGTCAAGGTCACCTCGCCGCACGACAACCCGGTGACCCACGGCAACCTCTGCATCAAGGGCCGTTTCGGCTACCAGCACGTACAGAACCGGGGCTGAGCAGGACATGGGACGAGTCACGGAACGACGCAAGGTGATCCGCATCCGGGACGGCGCGGTCTCCACCCGCCCGGACACGCTCGTCGCCGAGGAACCCCTGGAGATCCGGCTGAACGGCAAGCCGCTCGCGATCACCATGCGCACCCCCGGCGACGACTTCGCGCTCGCGGCGGGGTTCCTGGTGAGCGAGGGGGTGCTCGCCGAGCGGCAGGATCTGCAGAACATCGTCTACTGCGCGGGCGCCACCGTGGACGGCTCGAACACGTACAACGTGGTGGACGTGAAGACGGCCGCCGGGGTCGCGATCCCCGACATCACCCTCGAACGCAACGTCTACACGACCTCGTCCTGCGGGCTGTGCGGCAAGGCCAGCCTGGACGCGGTGCGCACGACGGCCCGCTGGCCCATCGCCGACACTCCCCCGGTCCGGGTGGAGCCCGAGCTGCTCGCGAGCCTCCCCGACCGGCTCCGCGCGGCCCAGCGGGTCTTCGACCGGACCGGGGGGCTGCACGCGGCGGCGCTGTTCACGGAGGACGGCGAGCTGCTGGACATACGGGAGGACGTGGGCCGGCACAACGCCGTCGACAAGCTGGTCGGCCGCGCCCTGCAGAACGGCGACCTGCCCCTGACCCGGACGATTCTGCTGGTGTCCGGCCGGGCCTCCTTCGAGCTGGCGCAGAAGGCCGTGATGGCGGGCATCCCGATGCTGGCGGCGGTCTCGGCGCCCTCGTCGCTGGCGGTGGACCTGGCCCACGAGACCGGGCTGACCCTGGTGGGCTTCCTGCGGGGCAGCTCCATGAACGTGTACGCGGGCGAGGACCGGGTCGCTCTGCGGACCGCGGCCGCCCAGGGCTGACGGTCCCCCGCGGCACGGCGGCGGGGCCCCGACCGGCGGGGAGCGCCCCCTGCGCCGCAGGGGTCCCGCCTCAGCCCCCGCCGGGCGTCACTCCGTACCGGAGATCCTGCCCAACAGGTCCATGAACTGGCGGCGTTCGGCCGCCGTGAGCGGGGCGAGCAAGGCGTCGTTCGCCTCGCATGCCGCCTTCTCGCAGCGCTTCAGCAGCCGTGCGCCCTCCTCGGTGAGGGACACGGCGTTCTTGCGGCGGTCCTTCGGATCGGGTTCGCGTACGACGTGGCCGGCCGATTGCAGGTCGTTGAGGACGCCGACCACGTCCTTGGGGTCGAGCCCGACGCTCCGGCCGAGGTCGGCCTGCGCGATCGGGCCGAGGTCCCGGACGGCGACCAGCACCACGTGGTGCCACATCCTCATGCCCTCCGCG
Proteins encoded in this window:
- a CDS encoding OFA family MFS transporter, whose protein sequence is MSGPPVAPPGWSRWLVPPAALSVHLSIGQAYAWSVFKPPLESALGLSGTQSALPFQLGIVMLGLSAAFGGTLVERRGPRWAMTVALVCFSSGFLLSALGAATEQYWLIVLGYGFVGGIGLGIGYISPVSTLIKWFPDRPGMATGIAIMGFGGGALIASPWSAQMLESFGSDSSGIALAFLVHGLSYAVFMLLGVLLVRVPAGAPGARGSVESAATAAGARPAPTGPQVSANQAIRTPQFWCLWIVLCMNVTAGIGILEKAAPMITDFFADTSTPVSVTAAAGFVALLSAANMAGRIAWSSTSDLVGRKNIYRVYLGVGALMYLLIALFGDSSKPLFILCALVILSFYGGGFATIPAYLKDLFGTYQVGAIHGRLLTAWSTAGVLGPLIVNWIADRQEEAGQHGASLYGLSFTIMIGLLVVGFVANELVRPVHPRHHVPAPRQEAVDVERQQPESA
- a CDS encoding 2-dehydropantoate 2-reductase yields the protein MKVAVLGAGAIGAYVGAALHRAGAEVHLIARGPHLAAMRRHGVRVLSPRGDFTAHPHATDDPAEVGPVDYVFLGLKANSYAACGPLIKPLLHDTTAVIAAQNGIPWWYFHRHGGPYDGHRIESVDPDGAVSAVLAPDRAIGCVVYAATELEGPGVVRHLEGTRFSIGEPDRSVSVRCSAFSEAMLAGGLKCPVEPHLRNDIWLKLLGNISFNPISALSRATMRQMCLHGGTRKVIEIMMTETLAVAEALGCEVGVSIERRLAGAEKVGDHRTSTLQDLERGKPLELDVLLAAVVELAEITGVDVPTLRTVHAISDLLALRSAA
- a CDS encoding molybdopterin oxidoreductase family protein, with the translated sequence MRKREPKTYTRLTHPLVRDSRDEPFRPATWQEALDRAARGLERNRDAFGMFSCARATNEMNYVAQKFARVVMGTNNVDSCNRTCHAPSVAGLSAAFGSGGGTSSYEEIEHTDVIVMWGSNARFAHPIFFQHVLRGIRNGARMYAVDPRRTSTAEWAESWLGIDVGTDIPMAHAIGREIIHAGLANEAFIERATTGFEEYKALVEPWTLSLAEKVTGVPAAAIRDLAHAFARAERAQLCWTLGITEHHNGTDNVRALINLSLLTGHVGRYGSGLQPLRGQNNVQGGGDMGAIPNRLPGFQDILDADTRLKFESAWDTVIQPHYGLNLTEMFEAMEEGTLKAVYCIGENPAQSEADSEQAIRRLKALDFLVVQDIFLTKTAELADVVLPATAGWAETDGTTTNSERRVQRVRKAVTPPGEAREDIDIICELAARLGHDWKYADAEAVWNELRSVSPDHYGMTYDRLEERQGIQWPCPSTDRLEPTYLHGRLWESDPARRGRLAPFGLVQHDPPVDLTDDQYPIRLTTGRRLDSYNTGVQSGSFASPLRRGEYVELCPEDAERYGVVVGEEVQVTSRRGSVVAPVWVDPALRPGLAFMTMHFPDEVDTNQLTIEANCPIAGTAEFKASAIRIEKLPVATIVR
- a CDS encoding NADH-ubiquinone oxidoreductase-F iron-sulfur binding region domain-containing protein; its protein translation is MDLHFGDSKPTDDERAAVDALLGPPESSWEGADRSDADLRWARGGREARDRRDLLLPGLHAINDRVGWISEGALDYLCRRLTVPPAEAYGVATFYAMFSVKPRPATVLHVCTDLACAAAGAPELCAGIEARLGPGVHVERSPCLGLCERAPAALAIRAGDPVRTAVSAPATVEGAVLAATAPDSAPEEPPAAMAVPQAGGDDLILLRRVGVVDPLSLDDYRAHGGYTALRRAFELGPAGVIREVTDSGLVGRGGAAFPTGRKWQATASQPDHPHYVVCNADESEPGTFKDRVLMEGDPYALIESMTIAAYATGAHQGYLYLRGEYPRALHRLEHAIAQARARGLLGDDVLGQGYAFDIEIRRGAGAYICGEETALFNSIEGYRGEPRSKPPFPVEKGLFGKPTVENNVETLVNVLPILTMGAPAYAAIGTERSTGPKLFCVSGSVERPGIYELPFGATLGELLELAGVRERLRAVLLGGAAGGFVRPDERDIPLTFEGTREAGTTLGSGVVMAFDDTVPLPRLLLRIAEFFRDESCGQCVPCRVGTVRQEEALHRIVARTGAAAADDIALLRDVGRAMRDASICGLGQTAWNAVESAIDRLGAYE
- a CDS encoding 2Fe-2S iron-sulfur cluster-binding protein: MTAIPLGVPRRLVEFTIDGQEARVPEGSTILDACRAAGKDVPTLCHGDTLTPKNACRVCVVEVEGSRTLVPACSRRAEPGMTVHTETERARHSRKLVLELLASSVDLSTTPQVAGWIKEYEAKPDRFGPEAARLNEEPRIDNDLYVRDYDKCILCYKCVDACGDQWQNTFAISVAGRGFDARIAVEHDAPLTDSACVYCGNCIEVCPTGALSFKSEFDMREAGTWDESKQTETTTVCAYCGVGCNLTLHVQDNEIVKVTSPHDNPVTHGNLCIKGRFGYQHVQNRG
- the fdhD gene encoding formate dehydrogenase accessory sulfurtransferase FdhD, translated to MGRVTERRKVIRIRDGAVSTRPDTLVAEEPLEIRLNGKPLAITMRTPGDDFALAAGFLVSEGVLAERQDLQNIVYCAGATVDGSNTYNVVDVKTAAGVAIPDITLERNVYTTSSCGLCGKASLDAVRTTARWPIADTPPVRVEPELLASLPDRLRAAQRVFDRTGGLHAAALFTEDGELLDIREDVGRHNAVDKLVGRALQNGDLPLTRTILLVSGRASFELAQKAVMAGIPMLAAVSAPSSLAVDLAHETGLTLVGFLRGSSMNVYAGEDRVALRTAAAQG
- a CDS encoding MarR family winged helix-turn-helix transcriptional regulator; the encoded protein is MAEAPLSAIHRLPSWILGRAAARGRALVAQALAAEGMRMWHHVVLVAVRDLGPIAQADLGRSVGLDPKDVVGVLNDLQSAGHVVREPDPKDRRKNAVSLTEEGARLLKRCEKAACEANDALLAPLTAAERRQFMDLLGRISGTE